From the genome of Flavobacterium sediminis:
AGTGAGACGTTTCAGAACCGAACTGGTATTGATCACCATTCACAGATAAATCCAAATGTTTTGATTTTAACATATTAGGAACTGAGAAACCAACATAGTATTTATTGGTATAGTAAAAAAGTCCCGAACCGATATTAAAATAGGTATTACTCACATTCTCTTGGAAAGCAGGGTCATTCGCATCTGGAACATGACCATTTCCGATATCAGAATATAGCCCGACTTTATGCAAAGTTAAACCAGTTTTGATCCCAAAAGCTAATTTATGCTCTCCGCCTAAGTTTAATGTATATGAGAAATCTCCGTAAATATTATTTTCTTCAACCGGACCTATCTTATCTGAAATAACCGAAAGTCCTAAACCTACATTCTTACCAACGGGACTATGTCCAAAAAAAGTAGCTGTAGTCGGAGCGTCCTCAATATCTACCCACTGCTTTCTATACAATAATCCTAAGGCTAAATTCTCCTTAGAACCGGCATAGGCAGGATTCATTACACTCATGTTATACATGTATTGAGTATAGTGGGGGTCTTGCTGAGCTAGCATCTCATTTGAGATTCCCAGCAACGTAATTATAACTAATAAAAGTTTTTTCATTATTAAATGCTTTTTTAAGGTAGCTTCCTCTTTTTTTAAAGAGGAAGCTTACTCTACTAATTTTACTCTTCTCTATTGATATAAACCCAACCGGTTCTTGTCGGCATGTCATTGAACTCAACCACATAATAGTAAGTAGCAGAAGGTAAATCATTACCATTATCTGATTGTCCATGCCACTCATCTGTATAACCCGATTTAGAATAAACTTTCAATCCGTAACGGTTAAAGATTTCTACTTTAGTTACATTGAAAGATGTTAAATCCCATTCATCATTTAAGCCATCACCATTAGGAGAGATTCCTTTCGGAATTTCACAAGCAATAACATCAACTACAAAAGTACCTTGAGCATAACAAACATCATCCGGAGTAAAGGTATAAGTATAAGTTCCTATACTTGTAGCTATTTCAGACGGATTCCATGTCCCTGTTAAAGAATATCCTTCGTAAGATTCTACTGGGAATTCTAAAGCAGCGTTAGCACAAATCTCAACACTTTCAAAAGACACATTTAATTTATCGCTAATTGTAACGTCTAATGTTCCTTGAGCAGCACATTGACCTCCATCCGGAGTAAAGTCATATGTAAATGTTCCCGCTACAGATGTATCAATATTCGTTACTGCTGTTCCACCGTAAGTCCACTGACCTGTATAACCTTCTAATGAAGTAGCAGGTAGCGCTATATTAGCTGCATTTACATCATCCAAACATAATGTTACAGGGTTAAATGTTGCAGGAGCTGCATCTGTTATAGTAACTGCTAAAGTACCGGCTGTTGCACATTGACCAGCATCCGGAGTAAAGTCATACGTAAATGTTCCTGCTACTGATGTATCAATATCTGTTACAGCTGTTCCACCATAAGTCCACTGACCTGTATAACCTTCTAATGAAGTAGTCGGTAGTGCTATATTGTTAATATCGCCTAAACACAATGTTACCGGATCAAATGTTGCTTGAACAGCCGCCGGAGCCGGATCTATTGTAACGCTTAAACTAGCTGAATAACATCCAACCGCCGTATCATAAGCTGTCACTGTATATGTGCCAGGAGTCACATTAGTAAATGTTGGCAACTGTGATAAATCATTCGGATCAGGAACAGTTATCGTTGTAGAGTTCGTGCCATCACTTAAGATATATTCATAACTTGCTACAAATAAAGTATAGATACCAACATCTGAATAGTCGTCTGTAGCATAAGATGTCCAGTCTGTAACCGTCCAATCAGCCGGATCCCAGATCGGTGAAGGAAGGGTTGTTCCTAAAGTATTTCTCTTATAGTTATATCCTACCTGATTTCCTGGTGTAAAATATGTTAATTGTCCCCAAACATCAATTACAACATCATTTAAATCTGTTAACAGTACCATATCATTGTTATTGATATCACCCGTACATCCTGTAAATTCAAAATCATAAGCAACACCGGCAATCGGAGTAGCCGTACCATATTTCACAACTATTAGATCATCATTTGCTAACATTCCGCTTAATGTTATCTCACAATCCACATTAGCATCCACTTTAACTTTATAGTTACTTAAATCTACAGGTGCCCCTGTTCCGTTATAAATTTCAATATAATTTAATTTCACCTGTGACGATCCGTTGTTAGATGCATCAGTCACTTCAGAAATAAATAAGTTTCCTGGATAATTCAATTGAGAAATTAATGGTTCTGCTATAGTAATTGTTCCTTCTTGAACATCACATGTCGGCTGAACTACTTCATCTAATGTAACATCAGGCACAGAAACTATTGCAACTGTTGCAACTTGTCCTGCGATTGTATTTGTACAGTTAGTCGTTGGATTTGTTACATCTAACAACACAACTTCTAAATTAGTTGTTGAAGTTATGTTAAGAACATAATTTCCTGTAGCATCCAGAGTCAACATTTGTGTTGCTCCACCGTTTACTGAATAATTAACTTCAGCATCTGCCGTACCGGTTATATTAAATATCGCATCAGTTCCCAAACATGTGTAAGGAGAAGCAGCCGATATACTAGCAGTCGGTAATGGATTAACCGTTACAGAAGAAGTATCAAAAACTGTTACATCACATACTGTATTGAAAATATTGGTTAATGCTAAATCTACCGTACCAACAGCAGGAGCAGGAATAGTAATTGTTGTTATTCCGGTGTTATCAACTCCTATAGTCTGTGGCGCTCCGCCATTAATTGTATATCTTATATTAAAGTTAGGTGTTGCTACTACAGTGAACACTGCGTCTTCACCATAACAAATCGGATCATTTGATGTCACTTGTGTTACTACAGGTGCAAAATTTGTAATAACAATAGGTGTCGGATCAGAAATAGTACATCCGTTAATAACGAAACTGAAATCTGAATATGTACCGGCATCTAATCCTGTAATAATAATATCCCCGTTAGATGTAGCTGTATAATTAACAGGACCTACAACTGTTGTATCATCCTGATAAGTTACTGCATAAACATCCCCAGGATTAAATCCTGCAATAGTGATTACAGCATTTGAACTATTACATTCCTCATTTTGTTGTGTAAAACTAGGTGTATTTTGAATTGAGAACGAAGCAACGAAATTATTACCTGCATTATCAACTAAAATAGTATCATCACATTGAGTAGGGTCATTGTTATCCCCTACTAAATCATAATAAACTTCTAAATAATAGTCTCCCGGTGCATTAGTTGTTAGATCAATCGCTTGAGAAAGCTCAGCCCAAATCTGATCTCCCGGATTACAAACGGCTCCTGAAGTAAAAGTATTTCCGGCACCACAATCTTCTACATAAGCAAACGGAATAGTTGTAAAAGTTCCAGGCGTAGCAGAAGCTTCATATACACGGTAATACATATTACCACCACAAACATTTGATGTAGCTGTTTTGAATGACTTTAATGCTCCACCTTTTAATACTAAGTTACCTGAATTCTGAACATAAGTACCTAAGTCATTGTTAGAGAACGTATTCAAAGTTCCTCCGTCAAATGAATCTGAACCGGTGGTATTAAAATATTCTCCCGGATCAGTAGTCTCACAATTATCTAAATAAACAGCTGTTGAATAAGCATTAAATGTACATGTTGCTAAAACTTGTACTTGCATCGTAAACGGATCAGCACACTGGAAACTTGCATCCGGAGTAAATATATAGTCGTAGATACCAGCCGTAGTTGCATCTATTTCTGTAACAGCCGTTCCTCCTTGTGTCCATGTACCTGTAATACCATTTGAGTCTGATGTCGGTAACGTTACATTAGGAGATCCTTGACAGATAGGTCCCGGATTTGAGAACGACGGATCTGTATCATCTAAAACTGTAATTACGACAAAGTCAGAAGTAGCACAAATTGTATTAGTATCGTCTGTTTCTGTTGTAATTGTATATACACCAGGAGCTGTAGGAGTAAACACTACAATATTTCCTGTTGTTGTATCAAGCTCAGGAGCAGGTGACCAATCTGTTGACCAGTTAAACACACCATTTCCTCCGGTTGCATTTAATGTGATAGATTCACCCATACATATTGTAGTATCATCTTCTACAATATTAACATTTGTTGCTGTTGAACCACCTGAACCAG
Proteins encoded in this window:
- a CDS encoding PorP/SprF family type IX secretion system membrane protein, with translation MKKLLLVIITLLGISNEMLAQQDPHYTQYMYNMSVMNPAYAGSKENLALGLLYRKQWVDIEDAPTTATFFGHSPVGKNVGLGLSVISDKIGPVEENNIYGDFSYTLNLGGEHKLAFGIKTGLTLHKVGLYSDIGNGHVPDANDPAFQENVSNTYFNIGSGLFYYTNKYYVGFSVPNMLKSKHLDLSVNGDQYQFGSETSHYFLTGGYVFDLSQTVKFKPFFMLKSAFNVSPSLDLSANFLFNQKFEIGGTYRLDDSFGAMASYAITQNLKIGYAYDHIISDLKVTTPSSHEIILLFDLNFPKKVSSSPRFF
- a CDS encoding fibronectin type III domain-containing protein — translated: MKKLLLFFMSLSFLFSSGQVLFEGFEGTSTPAAGDWSLGSGTWKIFDNGIGLAQTWQPTTSAVYAGSRAAFLNKENVTDGTTALDWLVTPQVAVPADGQLRFFTRKTQAANYGSIYTIRVSTATQTTATDFTIVQTWTESDLVANFSVYEQKVVDLAAYIGQNVYIAFVMETDNGDRWLVDNVYVDSKCDPVTALTAGSISDTSADLSWTSGAPIYEIEYGITGFAPGTGTVITNITGNNYLLTGLVAGTTYDYYVRADCGGENYSDWTTDPYTFTTALCPIANQCVFNFIMTDSGGNGWQGNTMTISQNGVDVATIGSTFTSGGGPVTVGVPLCQGQPYQLFWNSGGTSPTQVGIEIQNPSTGTTEFTHAPGTNLQNSILFQSVAACTPPTCPQPTNITVSGVNADSGLITWTDNTSGNASEWNIVIQPAGTGYPDATTTITATVNSTSYNFSGLNSDTEYEVYINAICDATTTPDPSFWSGPQNFATTKDYCGGDSFTDSGGTGGNYSNNENVITTICPDNPGDIVTVIFNSFQTESCCDHLLVYDGDNTSAPLLGDYVGTNIPPILVSTAASGCLTFHFTSDSSVVYSGWDATVICGPPPACAQPTDLSATNITSDSATLSWTDNNTPAISSWQIVVQPVGSGYPTSSSTTIPVTSTTYTVQNLDPNTSYEYYVLADCGATDGVSYWTGPLAFNTLFPGCNGSDPAGNECVTAVPVCTLDGYCGNTSGTYTVNTWPELSSAFCGSIENNSFLTFQATSTSITLDVNVGNCTNGSGIQFMVFTATQCGSGPVTEIECFFSMNPGVNTLNITGLTPGVTYYLMIDGFAGAICDYSVSVAAGSGGSTATNVNIVEDDTTICMGESITLNATGGNGVFNWSTDWSPAPELDTTTGNIVVFTPTAPGVYTITTETDDTNTICATSDFVVITVLDDTDPSFSNPGPICQGSPNVTLPTSDSNGITGTWTQGGTAVTEIDATTAGIYDYIFTPDASFQCADPFTMQVQVLATCTFNAYSTAVYLDNCETTDPGEYFNTTGSDSFDGGTLNTFSNNDLGTYVQNSGNLVLKGGALKSFKTATSNVCGGNMYYRVYEASATPGTFTTIPFAYVEDCGAGNTFTSGAVCNPGDQIWAELSQAIDLTTNAPGDYYLEVYYDLVGDNNDPTQCDDTILVDNAGNNFVASFSIQNTPSFTQQNEECNSSNAVITIAGFNPGDVYAVTYQDDTTVVGPVNYTATSNGDIIITGLDAGTYSDFSFVINGCTISDPTPIVITNFAPVVTQVTSNDPICYGEDAVFTVVATPNFNIRYTINGGAPQTIGVDNTGITTITIPAPAVGTVDLALTNIFNTVCDVTVFDTSSVTVNPLPTASISAASPYTCLGTDAIFNITGTADAEVNYSVNGGATQMLTLDATGNYVLNITSTTNLEVVLLDVTNPTTNCTNTIAGQVATVAIVSVPDVTLDEVVQPTCDVQEGTITIAEPLISQLNYPGNLFISEVTDASNNGSSQVKLNYIEIYNGTGAPVDLSNYKVKVDANVDCEITLSGMLANDDLIVVKYGTATPIAGVAYDFEFTGCTGDINNNDMVLLTDLNDVVIDVWGQLTYFTPGNQVGYNYKRNTLGTTLPSPIWDPADWTVTDWTSYATDDYSDVGIYTLFVASYEYILSDGTNSTTITVPDPNDLSQLPTFTNVTPGTYTVTAYDTAVGCYSASLSVTIDPAPAAVQATFDPVTLCLGDINNIALPTTSLEGYTGQWTYGGTAVTDIDTSVAGTFTYDFTPDAGQCATAGTLAVTITDAAPATFNPVTLCLDDVNAANIALPATSLEGYTGQWTYGGTAVTNIDTSVAGTFTYDFTPDGGQCAAQGTLDVTISDKLNVSFESVEICANAALEFPVESYEGYSLTGTWNPSEIATSIGTYTYTFTPDDVCYAQGTFVVDVIACEIPKGISPNGDGLNDEWDLTSFNVTKVEIFNRYGLKVYSKSGYTDEWHGQSDNGNDLPSATYYYVVEFNDMPTRTGWVYINREE